In SAR324 cluster bacterium, the DNA window AGATTATAAAAGATCAATCTTCCTCCACGATGAATCTCTCCGAATGCCAGCAGTGGCTAAGTCAGTCATGATCCAAACTCTCACCCAAATTGATTCTGCAGAGCAACTAGAACAGCTTCCACCCGATTCTGTTTCAGAGGTGATTCTCGCACACAAGCGATTGAGTCGACTTGGAAAATTGGAAACAGAACCGTTGCTAGAACTTGCTGAACAGGCTCATAAAAGAGGCATTAGGGTCTATATGCAGTGGGATCTGCTGGCAACAGAAAATGACTTCCGACGAATGTTACTGGAGGTTCTGGAGCAGATCCCCTTAAGTTCATTTGACGCAATCCGTGTTCAAGATGTAGGCGCCTTGGAGTGGTTGAGGCAACATCCTGCCAAGCCTAAGATTCACTGGATTGCTGAGACAGGCCACCATAATCTTCCCAGCCTGCAGCGCTGGGTTGCATATGTGGGATCAGTGTTAGAACGAATTGTTCTTTCGACAGAGTTACCTCTCCCAATTCTAAGCGAGTACTGCAGAGAACTATCTGTCTCATGTGAGTTGTTGGCTGTGGGGCGCATCCTATTGTTCTACAGTCCTAGAAAACTACTTTCTCCGGTCCTTGGTTCTCCAACTGAGATGACTCTGGCCACAGTGACCTCGACAGATCAGCACCATCACGAATTTCCAGTTATGGAGCACCAGCATGGAACTCTAATGTTCCACCATCGTGATCTTTTCTTACTGGATCGGATTGAAGATCTTCGAACGAGTGGGCTGCGCTATTTGCGTTTTGACATACAACACATGGAACTGCAGATCTGGTTGCCTCAGCTACAACAAGTGGTTAGGGACGGCCTGGACTCAGATGGCAAACAAATCAGATCTAGTTGGCCAATGCAGACAACGCAGGGATTTTTCAGAGCAAACCGAACTGAACGCCCGATTGAAAAATTGAAAAACCCCAACCTGCGTTATTTGGATGGAGAAGTGGTTGGATATGTTTTGGAAGTGGCGAGTCGAGAATATATGGCGGTAGCCAGTCGGCGTAGTTTTGCTCGGGGTGATGAAATGATTTTGATTACACCGGAAGGGAAACGAATCCCTTTTGTAGTGGAAGACTTGCGGAATTGGGAGCAGCAAGAGGTGGAAGTAGCAGAGGCAGGAGGCTTGTGGCTGCTTCCTCACGAGCGCTCAGCCACAGCCCAGTCTTTGCTTTATTTTGCAGATTTTTTTTCAGATGGAGATTGAGGAGGCACTCGAGTATCCCGCAGCAGATCAGAAACTCCCTTTTCTGACATTCCCATGAAGGCTCCAACGGTGGCTCCCATGATGCCTGCCATTGCGGCACCGATTCCAACGCTTGTGCTCACTCCCAGTTTCATTGACTCATCCATCATGTCCAATGTCGATTCGGCAAGTTGCTGGCTAGCTTCTGCAGCTTCAATCGCATTTTGAGCAAGCTGCTTGTTGAGCTGTAGAGCCATCGTTGCGGCACTCACTTGAGAGGCTTTTACACGATGCTTTGGTAGACTGGAATTGGCGAGCTTTTCAATCTCACTTAGGTTGTCGCTGAAAAGACGTTCGGAAAGATCACTCAATGAATCTTCGTCCAATTCACGGATCATCTGATAAAGTAGTTCAATCTCACTACGTCCAAACAGCAAAAACACGGGATTGACTTTAAGAGCTAAGGCAATTCCTGCGATCGTGGAAAGTCTTGGATCAACTTCTCCTCTCTCGATTTGAGCTATGGCAGTGGTCGAGTGTCCTGAATCTTCTGCCAGCTGTTCTTGGGTGTAGGTGCGTCCGAGAACCTTTGCTTTTGCTTTGCGTGCCGAGATGATGTTATTCGCAAGAGTGGCCCGTAGCTCTTCTTTGATCTTGGAGACGTCTAAGGCTTCCGACACATGACTATTCATTACTTATCCTGCCAGAAGTTACCCTGATTTGATACGATTCCCATTCCTAGTTGCTGATACTGTCGGATTCGTTCGTACACATTCCCAATAGTGTTCGATTGTAACTGCTCCAATGCCTGAGTCGATTGGGATGAGGGCAAGATTATACTCCCCACATTCCAATGGGTATCCGAGCCAGTGCCTTTTGCCAGGCTTCGATTGTGGCCAGGTTCTCATCAAAATTGCTCTGCAGTACTTGCCAAGCTGGAAAAATTGATTTTCCATCGAAAAAGATGCGACAAGACCTGAAAAAAGTTGGTAATACTGTGCCTTCAAGGCAAGCATTAAGTTATCAGTACAATAGTGGGCTTGCTATTAAATTACAAGAATAATTGCTTTTTAAGCAACTAGGAATGATTTAGCGATTTGTAATTTAAAATGGAGGAAAGTGATGAATTTAGGGAGGGGTAGGCATCTCGTTCACCAAAACGAGATGCCTTCAAGCCTTAGAAAACTTAAGAGCAGCCGCTAGTGTGACCACAGGAAACGCACTTTAAACAGGCTCCGTTCCGGACCATGGTGAATTGACCACAATTTCCGCAGTTCTCACCTTCGTAGCCCTTGGTACGAGCTTCACGAATCAATTCATTGCGGCTGCGTCCTTCCATGTTCCAGTCACCCAGCAGAGAGAGCATCCCATGATTTGAGAGATCACTATCACTGGTTTCTGGTGCTAAACCGTTTCCGTTGTAGCTACCTTGCGCAGCCACTACATCTCCGACAGCAGGTTCTTCTTCAGTTGTTCGAGCAAGGTAAGCCTGACTTTCTTCCAGAGTTAGTGTCCGCTCAGAAACAACTTTCTCGTCATGATACTCTGGTGGACTGATTTGCTTGCCATAAGAGTGCAGCGAGCTGGAACGCAAGTCTTCTGGTGCGACGTGTGCTAGATCTGTTCGGTCTAGATAGGTAATGGCTAGTTCTCGGAAGATATAATCAATGATTGAAGTACTGACCTTGATCGCATCATTACCCTGCACCATGCCGTTTGGTTCAAAGCGGGTGAAGACAAAGGCTTCAACATATTCTTCCAAGGGTACGCCATGCTGCAATCCCAAGGAAACCGCAATTGCAAAGCAGTTCATCATGCTCCGGAAAGCGGCTCCTTCCTTATGCATATCGAGGAAGACCTCCCCAAGTTGACCATCTTCATACTCTCCAGTTCGCAGGTAGAGCTTGTGGCCACCGATAGTCGCTTTCTGTGTATAGCCCTTGCGTCTACCGGGTAGCCTTCTACGTTTGGCAATGTAGCGATGAATGACTTTCTCAGCAATGCGCACTTCGCGGTGTTGTGCAGGAAGTAGCTCTTCATCCAACTCTTCATCAAAATCACCAATATCGTCAACGGCGCTGGTATTCAGTGGTTGGCTAAGCTTTGAGCCATCTCGATAGAGGGCATTGCACTTGAGTCCAAGCTGCCAGGAGAGATGGTAGACGTCTTTGATGTTCTCAACAGAGGCTTGTCCAGGCAAATTGATGGTTTTTGAAATGGAACCTGAGATAAAAGGCTGTGCGATAGCCATCATTCGTACGTGGGATTCAGCAGACAAGTAGCGTTTCCCTTTCTTACCGCACTTGTTTGCACAATCAAAGACATCGTAGTCGGAGCGCTTCAGATGAGGTGCGTCCTCAATAGTCATCGTGCCGCAGACGTAGTCGTTGGCAGCATCAATTTCTGATTCACGGAAACCTAGATGCTGAAGAATGCTGAATTCTGGATGATTCAGTTGATCTTCATTGATTCCCAAGGTCTTTATGCAGAAATCATCACCGAGTACCCAACGGTTAAAGACAAATCGGATGTCAAAGGCTGCGGGCAATTGTCCTTCGATGATTTGTAGCAACTCTTCGGTGAAACCCTTCTGACGAAGCACCTCTGGATTGATACAGGGGCTTCCACTGAGAGAACCACGTCCCTTGGTGTAATTGACGATATCCTGAACCTGCTGATCGTTATAACCCAATTTGACGAGAGCAGGTGGAATCGACTGGTTGATAATCTTGAAATATCCTCCACCAGCAAGTTTCTTAAACTTGACCAACGCAAAGTCGGGTTCAATTCCAGTAGTGTCACAGTCCATCAGTAATCCAATGGTCCCCGTAGGAGCAATGACTGTCACCTGAGCGTTACGGAATCCATACTGTTCACCGAGTTCTACAGCTCGATCTGCATCAGCCTGCGCGGCTTGTAACAACTCAGGGGGGCAATGCTGACTGTCAATAGCCACTGGCTTGATGGTCAGCCCTTCGTATTCACGATCTGAGGCACGGTAAGCGGCCCTACGATGATTTCTTAGAACACGCAGCATTCCGTCTTTATTTCTTCCATAGCCAGGGAACGGCCCCAATTCAGAGGCCATTTCTGCAGAAGCTGCGTAAGCACTCATGTGCATGATGCAGGTGATTGCTCCACAGATTGCCCGAGCCTTCTCTGAGTCATAGGGAATTCCATTGACCATTAGGAATGTTCCTAGGTTTGCGTAGCCCAGACCGAGAGTTCGGAACTCGTAAGATAACTCCGCAATTCGTCGACTTGGGAATTGAGCCATCAGGACGCTGATTTCGAGAACAATGGTCCAGAGCTGAACTGCGTGCCGGAAGCGCTCAATGTCGAGTTCGCCATTCTCATTTTGGAAACGAAGAAGGTTCAGGGACGCTAGATTACAGGCAGTATCATCCAGGAACATGTATTCACTGCAGGGATTCGATGCTCGGATGGGACCGTCTACTTCGCAGGTATGCCATTCGTTGATGGTTGAATCGAATTGTAACCCTGGATCGGCAGAGGCCCAGGCCGCATAAGCAATCTGTTCCCAAAGTTCACTAGCTCTTAAGGTCTGGCAGGCTTTGGGTTCTCGTTCTTCTTCACAGGACTTAGCCAGTTCTGTTCTCCAGTACAACGACCAGTCCTGATCCTGCTCAACAGCAGTCATGAACTCATTGGTGATGCGAACAGAGTTGTTTGCATTCTGCCCAGCTACGGTGCTGTAGGCCTCTGAGTTCCAATCAGTATCGTACTCATCGAATTCAACGCCAGTATATCCCTGTTTGGCAAGGTGAATAATTCGCTCTACGTAGTTCAAGGGCATACTGGAAGCACGAATTTGCAGGAGAACCTTTCGCAAGTGCTTGTTTTTCCGCCGGTCAAAGCGTTCAGAAATTTCAGGCCAAGAGTGGCATGCCTGGAAAAGTTCATTAATCAGGAATTTGATCTGCTTTGAACCTGCGACCAGAGCAGCAACCTTCTGTTCTTCTTTCACTTTCCAGTTGACGAACTGCTCAATGTCTGGGTGATCAACATCCAGGCAGACCATTTTTGCAGCTCTGCGTGTGGTCCCACCTGATTTGATCGAACCAGCGGCTGTATCCCCGATTCTTAGGAAAGACATCAATCCCGAAGAGACGCCTCCGCCAGACAGGGGTTCTTTGCCACCACGAAGATCCGAGAAGTTGGATCCCGTTCCAGAGCCATATTTGAACAAGCGAGCTTCTCTGACCCAGAGATCCATAATCCCTCCCTCTTGGACCAGATCGTCCTTGACGGATTGGATGAAGCAGGCATGTGGTTGGGGATGACTGTAGGCGTCTTCAGATTTTTTAATCTCCTGAGACTTTGCATCGACATAATAATGCCCCTGAGCAGGTCCTGTGATTCCATAGGCCCAGTTCAAGCCGGTATTGAACCACTGTGGAGAGTTAGGTGCCACCATTTGATTGGCGAGCATGTAGCGAAGCTCGTCATAGAAAGCCTGGCTCGAAG includes these proteins:
- a CDS encoding U32 family peptidase C-terminal domain-containing protein, which translates into the protein MIQTLTQIDSAEQLEQLPPDSVSEVILAHKRLSRLGKLETEPLLELAEQAHKRGIRVYMQWDLLATENDFRRMLLEVLEQIPLSSFDAIRVQDVGALEWLRQHPAKPKIHWIAETGHHNLPSLQRWVAYVGSVLERIVLSTELPLPILSEYCRELSVSCELLAVGRILLFYSPRKLLSPVLGSPTEMTLATVTSTDQHHHEFPVMEHQHGTLMFHHRDLFLLDRIEDLRTSGLRYLRFDIQHMELQIWLPQLQQVVRDGLDSDGKQIRSSWPMQTTQGFFRANRTERPIEKLKNPNLRYLDGEVVGYVLEVASREYMAVASRRSFARGDEMILITPEGKRIPFVVEDLRNWEQQEVEVAEAGGLWLLPHERSATAQSLLYFADFFSDGD
- a CDS encoding helix-turn-helix transcriptional regulator encodes the protein MNSHVSEALDVSKIKEELRATLANNIISARKAKAKVLGRTYTQEQLAEDSGHSTTAIAQIERGEVDPRLSTIAGIALALKVNPVFLLFGRSEIELLYQMIRELDEDSLSDLSERLFSDNLSEIEKLANSSLPKHRVKASQVSAATMALQLNKQLAQNAIEAAEASQQLAESTLDMMDESMKLGVSTSVGIGAAMAGIMGATVGAFMGMSEKGVSDLLRDTRVPPQSPSEKKSAK
- a CDS encoding vitamin B12-dependent ribonucleotide reductase; its protein translation is MKIDRLFTQAAKDPYASLEFESRSSVIRNPDGSVVAEWKDVQVPKTWSQVASDIMAQKYFRKAGIPKHRRKRSEEGIPNWLQASVPDQTKQAKLPADEKMVSENDARQVFDRLSGCWTYWGHKYGYFNDESSSQAFYDELRYMLANQMVAPNSPQWFNTGLNWAYGITGPAQGHYYVDAKSQEIKKSEDAYSHPQPHACFIQSVKDDLVQEGGIMDLWVREARLFKYGSGTGSNFSDLRGGKEPLSGGGVSSGLMSFLRIGDTAAGSIKSGGTTRRAAKMVCLDVDHPDIEQFVNWKVKEEQKVAALVAGSKQIKFLINELFQACHSWPEISERFDRRKNKHLRKVLLQIRASSMPLNYVERIIHLAKQGYTGVEFDEYDTDWNSEAYSTVAGQNANNSVRITNEFMTAVEQDQDWSLYWRTELAKSCEEEREPKACQTLRASELWEQIAYAAWASADPGLQFDSTINEWHTCEVDGPIRASNPCSEYMFLDDTACNLASLNLLRFQNENGELDIERFRHAVQLWTIVLEISVLMAQFPSRRIAELSYEFRTLGLGYANLGTFLMVNGIPYDSEKARAICGAITCIMHMSAYAASAEMASELGPFPGYGRNKDGMLRVLRNHRRAAYRASDREYEGLTIKPVAIDSQHCPPELLQAAQADADRAVELGEQYGFRNAQVTVIAPTGTIGLLMDCDTTGIEPDFALVKFKKLAGGGYFKIINQSIPPALVKLGYNDQQVQDIVNYTKGRGSLSGSPCINPEVLRQKGFTEELLQIIEGQLPAAFDIRFVFNRWVLGDDFCIKTLGINEDQLNHPEFSILQHLGFRESEIDAANDYVCGTMTIEDAPHLKRSDYDVFDCANKCGKKGKRYLSAESHVRMMAIAQPFISGSISKTINLPGQASVENIKDVYHLSWQLGLKCNALYRDGSKLSQPLNTSAVDDIGDFDEELDEELLPAQHREVRIAEKVIHRYIAKRRRLPGRRKGYTQKATIGGHKLYLRTGEYEDGQLGEVFLDMHKEGAAFRSMMNCFAIAVSLGLQHGVPLEEYVEAFVFTRFEPNGMVQGNDAIKVSTSIIDYIFRELAITYLDRTDLAHVAPEDLRSSSLHSYGKQISPPEYHDEKVVSERTLTLEESQAYLARTTEEEPAVGDVVAAQGSYNGNGLAPETSDSDLSNHGMLSLLGDWNMEGRSRNELIREARTKGYEGENCGNCGQFTMVRNGACLKCVSCGHTSGCS